The sequence below is a genomic window from Chryseobacterium foetidum.
ATCGGTATTCCCGAATCTGAAATGCATAAAATCTATGATCCGTTTTTCCGTGCTTCGAATACCAAAAATTACGAAGGTTATGGCATTGGTTTACCTCTGGCAAGGAATATTGTAAGAATGCACAATGGTGAACTGATTGTAAGTTCGTTCGAAAATCAGGGAACAACGGTTCAGCTTAGATTTCCAACGTTGTACAATACATTAAAGAACGAAGAAACACAGATTTGACTGCCATTTCTAATATTCTAATCTCATTTTAATCCTTTTAACTACATTTTAATTCCTTTCCAAAAGGCTTTTAATATTGTGATCATAGTTTTGTAGAGTAAAAAAAGTTTCACTAACCAAATCTACAGATTATGAGCACAACGATTTTAATAGCCACAGATTTTTCGCTTGAGTCTTTAAATGTAATGAAGAAAGTTTTGAGAGAAAAAAGTTCTTCAAATAGTGGCGGGCAGTACAAAATTTTACTGGTGTCAGGTTATGATGCCGGAGATTCAATCAGAGATTTATTATTCAGCAATAAAGGCAAAATTTTCAGCAAAATCAGGTCTGCGGAATTTTGCGAAGCTTTAAGCATCATTAAAAATAAATATCCGGATATGGTAACCAAAATTACCTGCGATATTTTTACAGGATATTTTCAGAGAACATTTGATCAGTATCTCAAAGTTTCTGATGTGCAGGAAGCGTATTACTCTGATTCTTTAAAAGAAATCAATCACAGCGGAAAATTTGATATTGTACCTTTTCTGAGAAAGACAAATATACTTGAAGCTCAGGAAATAAAGGTTGTCACTCCGGATTTCATGCCTGAAAAAGGAAAGATTGCAGAAGTCTTTGCAGAAGTTTAAGATGAAGGTTTAATTATTAAAGAATTAAAAAATGTTAAGGAATTACAGCAGCAGCCGAACGCTCAAGGAAAACATACAGTTAGGGACGCTGACTGCCTTCGTGGCAGGAACCATAAACATTGCCTCACTGTTGATATTTCTCTCGTTTACTTCAAACGTGACCGGTCATTACGCTGTTTTTGCAGCAGAAATAAGTAAAGGAAACTGGTCTCAGGTTTTGGTAGCCGGACTTTGGATTTTCATGTTCTTCTTCGGAAGTTTTGTTTCCAATCTTTCGGTGATAAACCTTCACAAAAAGAGCAAATATCTGGCACATTCCATCCCACTGATTCTGGAAATTATATGTTTAATGGCGGTAGGAATTTACGGACAGCTGTATTATCAGAAAACACTCGAGGAAGCGGAAGTTTTAGTGGGAATCATGCTTTTCGCCACAGGTCTGCAGAATGGCTTAACGGCGAGTATCTCCAACTTCTCTGTAAAAACCACTCACCTTACGGGTACAACCACAGATTTGGGAATTCTCACTTCAATGTTTACTCAGAAAAGATTCAGAAAAAATCCCGAAATGGTGGCTAAGGCCAAACTACTTTGGAGCATTATGGCAGCATATGTGGTGGGAGCAGTATTTTCAGGATTAACCTATTACATTCTGGAATTCAGAGTGTTTTATGTCATCAGCGCCTGTCTTTCTGTGGTGATTGGATATGATTTTTATAAGATTAATATCAGACACTTCAGAACCAACTACAGATATTCAAAAATCTACAAAAGTCCTAATCTGATGTCTGTTTTGTATGATAGATTACACGGCAGCGCAGCAGTGGAGAAACCTATAAAAAGAAAAGAAAAGTCTAAACTTATTCTTGAAGAAAAATTGATGTAAATATTTTCAAAAGCACATTAATTGTATATACTTAGTTTGGAACTCCTGCACCTTTTTTGGGCAGGAGTTTTTTTTTCAACTATACAAATTACCCGTCAAGGTCATTTATGAGCAGTATTTTTTGTCTGAAAAAAGTTTTAAACATTTATTGTTGATATTTAAATCTTTAATTCATAGTCTGTTTTTTTCTGTTGTAATTTGCTTTGAGTATTTTTGTAAGTTCATTACGCATATATGTCAGATATTATTCAGCTTTTACCGGATCACGTAGCCAATCAGATTGCAGCAGGAGAAGTCGTGCAGCGGCCTGCCTCCATTGTAAAAGAGCTGCTGGAAAATTCTATTGATGCAGGTGCTTCAAAAATAGAGCTCATCATCCGTGAAGCGGGAAAAAATTTGATTCAGGTGGTTGATGATGGTAAAGGAATGTCTGAAACCGATGCCCGAATGGCTTTTGAAAGACACGCCACATCAAAAATCCGTGGTACCGAAGATATTTTTAAAATTGCGACCAAAGGTTTTCGTGGTGAAGCTTTAGCATCCATTGCGGCTGTAGCACAGGTCGAACTGAAAACCAGGTTGAAGGACGCTGCTTTGGGAACCAACATCTACATCGAAGGCGGAACATTTCAGTTTCAGGAACCGACTCAGACTGCCGAAGGTTCTAATTTTTCGGTTAAAAATCTTTTCTATAACGTTCCCGCCAGAAGAAAGTTTCTTAAAAACAACAATATAGAATTCCGTCATGTGATTGATGAGTTCCAAAGAGTTGCACTGGCTCATGAAAATCTTGAATTTTCCTTTT
It includes:
- a CDS encoding YoaK family protein; the protein is MLRNYSSSRTLKENIQLGTLTAFVAGTINIASLLIFLSFTSNVTGHYAVFAAEISKGNWSQVLVAGLWIFMFFFGSFVSNLSVINLHKKSKYLAHSIPLILEIICLMAVGIYGQLYYQKTLEEAEVLVGIMLFATGLQNGLTASISNFSVKTTHLTGTTTDLGILTSMFTQKRFRKNPEMVAKAKLLWSIMAAYVVGAVFSGLTYYILEFRVFYVISACLSVVIGYDFYKINIRHFRTNYRYSKIYKSPNLMSVLYDRLHGSAAVEKPIKRKEKSKLILEEKLM